A single genomic interval of Scylla paramamosain isolate STU-SP2022 chromosome 12, ASM3559412v1, whole genome shotgun sequence harbors:
- the LOC135105782 gene encoding trichohyalin-like isoform X8 — MPKGSDPLCPLGFHPQTRWPNRCKRCFRDYNDHKTVKEQSGSTTSLNSLSGYDTSTNTFTRKQEEDKGKDSSGYGSRDSLVSSGREKEEGSAYRRTRSDLSAEIISRANAEASTEGRKSSWYSNSSKSWNKSRPVSWSAQDLRAAVDEAKEQVRSSREDLHRLYGSTKSLTGDYDDLRSTSNNLSSSKDEKDPTASYSSFSSYLAMRTKSPARPPLARASSLQGTSSTSSYVRRNDEETAKITEEKEEPKYTKPTTETKTSKPPTLSSVSESKSSTSSSLPPISETPRSRNSTSNSDAKPPKPPSRLRPSIKLGEIKETRTEEKPDKPEKSEKPKNILMLRGEVNGSGTEVKSEDESVDASYVIKLKPKKEPKRVEIDLQSEVDRLQKELKEKTKQVEELSEKTDTLERENKELLAKKPKFGDLRKQAELSKVQQKVDELTEEIKSKNKEIKELKKEIDKRPLPKDVEKTIEDLRSKLQAAEQLCEELMDETEDYKKEIRTLEDEIEEMQDNFREEQADEYRDLKRELEQTAKNCRVLQFKLKKAERRSESLERDKGEIEDKLKELQVGEGDVDRAEKVKMLEKEVNLAKEVSVKMHEEMQKMKEQLESAERDKKKLSEKFMDKPVRPGGKLSRSQMMGRQGSQDNTEQLMRDLQGATEREQDLKDQLKFAEEETKNLRKKTSRLEEENETLALQLKKMSTKAKQNRQRSMERSGSIERAGSVERGSLSRQGSTEKPPKEPDEGITEDLDPTELKIQLELNEQESAVLRRKVEDLESENERLQKEIRGVLSSTDSRVIKGDSADMKKLEKEVQLLRTKINDVEAENEKLSDENKKLQLRVTKRLPLSGSETSYIEKQVQEEKVKRLEKKLKEANDKLKEAQIEAAVTSTEGKGVRGVGLKDETPKKDVESDGLKKKLDDLQTKYDKLFKETEELRNPASMKNRIPKVPKDYTPKATLMKWVTELEAECAKLHSSLVEADKRKKTRPTSEDLTSVRDLEDKLNREKERNEELSRQLQEEREKLDKPLPNKRRFGSNEDDLKRYEERISTLKEQLSQEKERNDELKTKLGEGSRASSDELRASKTENSRLQRELKSAQETSAVLERKLKETEENLKTTERTERKNRVAAERLEAKLEEERSKGTVAEERQKELTVSWLKERDDLKKELAEAKRSKEKFERDVRTFKRERDNMETKLEEEKKRAEEAQNNKRKDTDDLKTLKRRKEELENELDDLRDSVTQLESTKEKNIQKHKREVDNLKKENDNLTIRMNGLESELKSEKRRRERLEKDSNSFRERTNARNEEELKKVKEELDTLQTTHKELERTRKKEKQQMEALQTKYDLLEEDFVVQKAQYTTNKEGVEEKYEKLKKEHSTIETELKNLRETYNNRQDTWIKEKLGMQDQLRELEVRLKKVSNDPTSYSEKKRLKDIIDDKNHQIDQLKRDEDTLKDQVSYYRRESEDLRRKVEDLEKLQQINEKRASDIASDASTYDNTIRELRDKLTANEKTHKTDLTKIKMKYDSKLKAMTEEVSTLTQHMTKYRRERDTYKEMLDGSQRTIAELKGSGNYKASRADNASEMAGGKRQVDQKAQQHLLETQELHAQVTEFEDKLADAKLENTKLKNEIIDQKTNFEIQLCDLQTKVNEYEESRLLVGNARRLPGLRTRLELNWQKEREEQQRLIQETATLAKDLRQTLYEVERERDLEKLEAKRKIDQLKKTVGQETSDTKTKVQELQRDLQELREAHAKLRQINEKLRREKDRTEVEREAMRDKYLGSSREHLHQQSKMELLAEEMKVVKDLAPLVLGEGIDGREGSLTKLTGEVKPKTREEFTDSLRKACKCMEDLKRIMNLTDDRDRFKRAPSFRRALSDMESEDESVSIRPRSQQRGSLHKGPKNQRSMYRKTQSLDHQMAEDRGKIWVSTDAGSTTSIDSTLTDDMRRAKYDRDISMDRISTGSQTSELDALADKKKKKGVKAMFSKLTKSRSIEESGTGGSIVGAGVKAMGVGMGGSGSDISTTEMEKESKVKGKLKSLFRSGPPNRSQSVERDTAREGPNAKSSGYDSKTGSIASLESEAGSTLPPVLQRYRGRADYGAMTKAQSISSIGRRSSVETEV, encoded by the exons GGACTACAATGACCACAAAACTGTTAAGGAGCAATCAGGCTCTACCACCTCCCTCAACTCCCTGTCTGGCTACGACACCAGCACCAA TACCTTTACTCGCaaacaagaagaagataaaggcaAAGATTCGAGTGGGTATGGTTCCAGAGACTCGCTTGTGTCGTCCggcagagagaaggaggagggctCGGCCTACAGGAGGACCCGCTCTGACCTCTCCGCGGAAATCATCTCGCGCGCCAACGCCGAAGCCAGCACGGAGGGCAGGAAGTCTTCGTGGTACAGCAA CTCGTCGAAGTCATGGAACAAGTCTCGCCCGGTGTCGTGGTCAGCGCAGGACCTTCGAGCTGCCGTGGACGAGGCCAAGGAACAGGTCCGCTCGTCCAGAGAAG ACCTGCACCGCCTTTACGGCAGCACCAAGTCTCTCACCGGTGACTATGACGATCTGCGCAGCACCTCTAACAACCTGTCGTCCAGTAAGGATGAAAAGGACCCGACGGCTTCCTACAGCAGCTTCTCTTCCTATCTGGCTATGCGCACAAAGTCCCCTGCCAGACCCCCCTTGGCCAGGGCCTCCTCACTACAGGGaacctcttccacttcctcctacGTGAGAAGAAACGATGAGGAAACGGCAAAAATcacggaggagaaagaggaaccgAAATATACGAAACCGACGACCGAAACCAAGACTTCGAAACCCCCCACGCTGTCCTCCGTGTCCGAATCCAAATCCAGCacgtcctcctccctcccgcctaTCTCCGAAACCCCGCGATCCAGGAACTCCACGTCCAACTCTGATGCCAAGCCGCCCAAGCCTCCCTCCCGCCTGCGTCCCTCCATCAAGCTGGGCGAGATCAAGGAGACGCGCACGGAGGAAAAGCCAGACAAACCCGAGAAGAGCGAGAAGCCCAAGAACATCCTGATGCTGCGG GGCGAAGTTAACGGGTCGGGCACA GAGGTGAAGAGCGAGGATGAATCTGTCGACGCCTCCTACGTGATCAAGCTCAAGCCAAAGAAAGAACCGAAGAGAGTGGAGATCGACCTTCAGTCTGAGGTGGATCGCCTGCAGAAGGAGCTCAAGGAGAAGACCAAGCAGGTGGAGGAGCTGAGCGAGAAGACAGACACCCTGGAGCGCGAGAACAAGGAACTGCTGGCCAAGAAACCAAAGTTTGGCGACCTCCGCAAACAGGCTGAGCTGTCCAAGGTGCAGCAGAAG GTGGACGAGCTGACGGAGGAGataaagagcaagaacaaggaGATTAAAGAGCTAAAGAAAGAAATCGACAAGCGACCTCTGCCCAAGGACGTGGAAAAGACCATAGAG GACTTGCGGTCCAAGCTCCAGGCGGCGGAGCAGCTGTGTGAGGAGCTTATGGATGAGACCGAGGACTACAAAAAGGAAATTCGCACACTGGAGGATGAGATCGAGGAGATGCAGGACAACTTCCGGGAGGAGCAGGCTGACGAGTACAGAGACCTCAAGAGGGAGCTGGAGCAGACCGCCAAGAACTGTCGCGTGCTGCAGTTCAAGCTGAAGAAGGCAGAGAGGCGGTCAGAGTCG TTGGAGCGCGACAAGGGCGAGATCGAGGATAAGCTGAAGGAGCTGCAGGTGGGCGAGGGTGACGTGGACAGAGCGGAGAAAGTGAAAATGTTGGAGAAGGAAGTCAACCTGGCCAAGGAG gtCTCAGTAAAAATGCACGAAGAAATGCAAAAGATGAAGGAGCAGCTGGAATCCGCCGAGAGGGATAAGAAGAAACTCAGTGAAAAGTTCATGGACAAGCCAGTGAGACCGGGAGGCAAACTGAGC CGTTCCCAGATGATGGGTCGCCAGGGCAGCCAAGACAACACGGAGCAGCTCATGAGGGACCTGCAGGGCGCCACCGAGAGAGAACAAGACCTCAAGGACCAGCTCAAGTTCGCGGAGGAAGAG ACCAAGAACCTGCGGAAGAAGACGTCacgcctggaggaggagaacgagaccTTAGCGCTGCAGCTCAAGAAGATGAGCACGAAAGCCAAGCAGAACAGGCAGCGCTCCATGGAACGCTCGGGCTCCATCGAACGCGCTGGCTCCGTGGAGAGAGGTTCACTCAGCCGCCAGGGTTCCACCGAAAAGCCGCCCAAGGAGCCTGACGAGGGAATTACCGAGGACCTGGACCCGACTGAACTGAAG ATCCAACTTGAACTGAACGAGCAGGAGTCGGCGGTGCTGAGACGGAAAGTGGAAGACCTGGAGTCGGAGAACGAGCGGCTACAGAAGGAGATCAGGGGCGTCCTCTCCAGCACCGATTCCAGAGTCATCAAG GGAGACTCCGCGGATATGAAGAAGCTGGAGAAGGAAGTACAGCTGCTAAGGACGAAAATCAATGACGTTGAGGccgagaatgagaagctgagcGACGAGAACAAGAAACTGCAGCTGCGGGTGACGAAGCGTTTGCCTCTGTCAGGCTCCGAGACAAGCTACATCGAGAAGCAG gtgcaggaggagaaggtgaagcgGCTCGAGAAAAAGCTGAAGGAGGCCAACGACAAACTGAAGGAGGCGCAGATCGAGGCGGCGGTGACATCCACGGAGGGTAAGGGCGTGCGAGGGGTAGGCCTTAAAGACGAGACGCCAAAGAAGGACGTAGAATCAGACGGTTTGAAAAAGAAATTAGATGATTTACAAACGAAATACGATAAACTGTTCAAAGAAACTGAGGAGCTGAGGAACCCTGCGTCCATGAAGAACAGGATACCTAAAGTGCCCAAGGACTACACGCCCAAGGCCACGCTGATGAAGTGGGTGACGGAGCTTGAGGCGGAGTGCG CCAAGCTCCACTCCTCCCTGGTGGAAGCggacaagaggaaaaagacacgGCCAACCTCGGAGGACCTGACCAGCGTGCGTGACCTGGAGGACAAACTGAACCGGGAGAAGGAACGCAACGAGGAACTCTCCCGCCAGCTGCAGGAGGAGCGCGAGAAGCTGGACAAGCCTCTGCCTAACAAAC GCCGGTTCGGGAGCAATGAGGACGACCTGAAGCGTTACGAGGAGCGCATATCCACCCTGAAGGAACAGCTGAGCCAGGAGAAGGAACGCAACGACGAACTCAAGACCAAGCTGGGTGAAGGATCCCGCGCCAGCAGTGACGAGCTCCGCGCCTCCAAGACCGAGAACTCCAGACTGCAGCGGGAG CTCAAGTCGGCCCAGGAGACGTCTGCTGTACTGGAGAGGAAGCTCAAGGAGACGGAGGAAAACCTGAAGACCACAGAGAGGacggagaggaagaacagagtGGCGGCGGAGCGACTGGAGGCGAAG ctggaggaggagagaagtaaaggCACGGTGGCCGAGGAGCGCCAGAAGGAGCTGACGGTGTCCTGGCTGAAGGAACGCGATGACCTGAAGAAGGAGCTCGCGGAGGCCAAGAGGTCTAAAGAGAAGTTTGAGCGAGACGTCCGAACATTCAAGAGAGAACGCGACAACatg GAGAccaaactggaggaggagaagaagagagcagaggaggcgcagaacaacaagaggaaagacACTGATGATCTCAAGACCCTCAAGCGCAGGAAAGAGGAGCTGGAGAATGAGCTGGACGATCTGAGGGACTCGGTCACCCAG CTGGAGTcgacgaaggagaagaacatCCAGAAGCACAAACGGGAAGTGGATAACCTGAAGAAGGAGAACGACAACCTCACCATCCGCATGAACGGCCTGGAGAGTGAGCTGAAG TCGGAGAAGAGACGCAGAGAGCGACTCGAGAAAGACTCGAACAGCTTCCGGGAAAGGACCAACGCCAGGAACGAGGAAGAACTCAAGAAGGTCAAGGAGGAACTGGACACCCTCCAAACCACACACAAAG AGCtggagagaacaaggaaaaaggagaagcagcagATGGAGGCTCTGCAGACCAAATACGACCTGCTGGAGGAGGACTTCGTGGTTCAGAAGGCTCAg TACACAACGAACAAGGAAGGCGTCGAGGAGAAGTACGAGAAGCTCAAGAAGGAACACAGCACCATCGAGACTGAGCTGAAGAACTTAAGGGAAACGTACAACAACCGGCAGGACACCTGGATCAAGGAGAAACTCGGCATGCAG GACCAATTACGGGAGCTTGAAGTCCGCCTGAAGAAGGTGTCCAATGACCCCACGTCCTACTCGGAGAAGAAGCGACTCAAGGACATTATTGACGACAAGAATCATCAGATAGATCAGCTGAAGCGAGACGAGGATACGCTCAAGGACCAAGTGTCTTACTACCGTCGGGAG AGCGAGGATCTGCGGCGCAAGGTGGAGGACCTGGAAAAGCTGCAGCAGATCAACGAGAAGCGCGCCTCGGACATCGCCAGCGACGCCAGCACCTACGACAACACCATCAGGGAGCTCAGGGATAA ACTCACCGCCAACGAGAAGACCCACAAGACAGACCTCACCAAGATCAAGATGAAGTACGACTCCAAGCTGAAGGCGATGACGGAGGAAGTGTCCACGCTCACCCAACACATGACCAAGTACAGGCGCGAGCGAGACACGTACAAGGAGATGCTGGACGGCTCGCAGCGCACCATCGCGGAGCTCAAGGGCAGCGGGAACTACAAGGCTTCCAGAGCTGATAATGCCTCCGAG ATGGCGGGAGGCAAGCGCCAGGTGGACCAGAAG GCCCAGCAGCACCTCCTCGAGACCCAGGAGCTGCACGCACAGGTCACGGAGTTCGAGGACAAGCTGGCGGACGCAAAGCTCGAGAACACAAAACTCAAGAACGAAATCATCGATCAGAAAACCAACTTTGAGATCCAGTTGTGTGACCTGCAGACCAAAGTCAACGAG TACGAGGAGAGCCGCCTGCTGGTGGGCAACGCGCGGCGCCTGCCCGGCCTCAGGACAAGATTGGAGCTCAACTGGCAGAAGGAGCGTGAGGAGCAGCAGCGGCTGATCCAGGAGACCGCCACGCTCGCCAAGGACCTTCGGCAG acGTTGTACGAGGTGGAGCGGGAGCGGGACCTCGAAAAGCTGGAGGCCAAGAGGAAGATAGACCAGCTGAAGAAGACGGTGGGCCAGGAGACATCAGACACCAAGACCAAAGTCCAGGAG CTTCAGCGGGATCTGCAGGAGCTGCGAGAGGCACACGCCAAGCTGCGGCAAATCAACGAGAAACTGCGACGAGAGAAGGACCGCACGGAGGTGGAGCGCGAGGCGATGCGAGACAAGTACCTGGGTTCCTCCCGCGAGCACCTCCACCAGCAGAGCAAGATGGAGCTGCTAGCGGAGGAG ATGAAGGTCGTGAAGGATCTGGCGCCGCTGGTCCTTGGCGAGGGCATCGACGGTCGCGAGGGATCCCTGACCAAGCTAA CTGGAGAAGTGAAGCCTAAGACGAGGGAGGAGTTCACGGACTCCCTAAGGAAGGCGTGCAAGTGCATGGAGGACCTCAAGAGAATCATGAACCTCACAGACGACCGGGACAGATTCAAGCGAGCGCCCTCCTTCAGAAG GGCTCTCTCGGACATGGAGAGCGAGGACGAGAGTGTGTCGATACGCCCGAGAAGTCAACAGAGAGGATCGCTGCACAAGGGTCCCAAGAACCAGAGGTCCATGTACCGCAAGACACAGTCGCTCGACCACCAGATGGCGGAGGACAGA GGCAAGATCTGGGTGTCGACGGACGCGGGTAGCACCACCAGCATAGATTCCACCCTGACTGACGACATGAGGAGAGCGAAGTACGACCGCGATATCTCCATGGACAG